DNA sequence from the Oncorhynchus keta strain PuntledgeMale-10-30-2019 chromosome 1, Oket_V2, whole genome shotgun sequence genome:
ACAAATTTACTATTTAAACATCGTTGTCCAAATACATAGGTTGGGGAGGATAAATGCAGAGCTATCTAAATGGTAATTTCACTTTTTAAATGTGCCCTGCCCTTTGTGAGTTTCTGAGGGCTGGCCTGTCGGTAAATTGCATTTATTAAACACATTTGCAAATATCTGgcatacagtatttcaattaataAAGCCAGAACACATATTCTACAGTAAATAACCAATTTAAGATTATGACTGAACTTGATTTGGTCAGTGGCAAATACAGGATACGCATTGATGAGCTGTGTTGTTTACCAATACCTCCTCCCCATAACAAATACCATCATCACAAATAGGTCAAAGCCATAGGGATTATTAAGGATCCCACTTGAGGGATATCTCTTCTGAGTAATCCATGATTTCTCCGAGCTGTGATCTACAGAGGAGaacaggctgtgtcccaaatggcctaCAGggctgctcaaaagtagtgcactatataggaaatagggggccatttgggatggTTCCATGGTTTTTGAGAGCTGTAATGAGAATAAGAGGTTTTACCCATATATTGACTGGTGATTGGAGAGGTTGGTGCTAGTTAAATCTACGGCTCAGGTTACAGACACGGTTTACTATCACAGAGTCACTTTACCCATCTATGACAGTTGAATAGCCTGGATTAAAAAACATTTAATGGGAATCCAATGAGGATTGGTTCATGTTAAAATGACCTGTAAAACAATGTTCATACTGTTTATTGTTAATTCTTCATACACACTTATTAATGTTATGCTTCAGTTTTTGTTACAATTACACAGCAATGATTCATGTTGTTACATATTAACTGTAAATTAAACATGATGACTTCCTGTTATATCACAGGATTTCGTGTCTAATTAATTACAGCTTGCTGATGAGACAACACTACCCCCCACAAATAattcatttaaaataaaataaaaggttGGGGGCCACCAGATATCATATGAACACGTCATAagcaatggcaaaatgtgtagaattgcaggaaattagctttaacaGTCAACTTTGGCTCAGAAAAACAGTCCAACTTCTCATCTTTCTCATTTGGGGTGTGCCCTTGGTTGTTCATCAATGTGTCATTCTGGTCATGCACGCCACGACCGATGTAACCAGTTCATTAGCTAAGCAAGCCACTTGTAGCGAGCCAGTAACTCCCCCAGTGTGATGTACTGTATATGCAGTAAGTCAGGAAGCAGGTTGAAAAAGAGAGTTTAACAATAAGACAAGGTAGTGTACTGAATATGAAAACAAACATATTCTGCATGATgactgaggctactgagggctaaataaagggaATGTAATCAAGGTGATGAAGAAGTCCAGGTGTGCGTGATGatggttgccaggaccggtggttagtagactgtTGACGTCGAGCGCTGGAGAGGGGGAGTAGGCGTGACAGTACCTCTCCCCTACGCGCGGGTCTAGCCACAGGACAACGTCAGCCAGGAGGATGGCCACAAGGGCGAGGAGCGGGCCGGTTCAGACAGCGGAGATGGGACCCAACAGCGTTCCTCTGGACCGTACCCCAATTCTTCAGATACTGAAGCCGACCCCCACAACGTTGGGAGTCCAGTAGGGACCTGACAGCATAGGCAGGGGTCCTATTGATGTCCAGGGGAGGCGAATATGTATTGCAGGGGACGGCATCAGCCAGGGGACAAGGATCCACTGTCTTGAGGAGGGAAACATGAAAAGAGGGTGAGATCCTGTTGTTGTTGGTGTGTTGCAAACAGAATGTTACCTCGTGTTCCAAACCTCCTGGGGCCGGAACCACTTGTCCACAGCAGGGGCCTCGGTCTAGCTCGTTGTCCATGGGGCCAGGGCCAGCTGATATCCCAGGACGCACTGGAAGGGAGTCAGACCGGTGGAGGAGTGACAAAGTGAGTTCTGGGCGTACTGCCCCCCCAGGGAAGGAACCGGGCCCACTCCCCCTGCTGGTCCTGACAGTAAGTTCTAaggaacctccccagctcctggTTGGTCCTCTCCACATGCCCGTTGGACTGCCCGTTGTACCCGGATGTGAGGCTGGCCGTGGCCCCAGCTTCCTCCAGGTTGGAGACAACTTCCTCCAGAAGTCCATAGTGTCGGAAAACCTTCTGGAACAGTTCCTCAGCGACctggagagtgggagggagaccagagagagggataaaatGTCAGGATTTGGAGAATCTGTCCACAACAACCATAATAGTGGTAAATCCATCAAACGGAGTGAGATCAGTGACGAAATCAATGGACAGATGAGACCAAGGCCTCTGAGGCACCGGAAGGAGTTTCCCTGCTGGAGAACGTTGGGGAGATTTGGTTTGGGAGTTGACATAACGGGTGACGTCCTgcaccaaggtgggccaccagtacttatCACAAATGGATAGAATTTTGTGGGTGATACCTGTGTGTCCAGCGGAGAGCGATGTGTGTCCCCAGGTCAACAGCTGATCTCTTACTCCCGTGTGGACATAGATGCGTTCGGGAGGGCAGGTAGCAGGAGTAGGTTCCCTCTCCAGAGCCAAGCGGATGTCCACATCTACGTCCCAAAGCACAGTGCCAACGATACAGGAGGCCAGGATGATGGGCTGGAGGGCACTTACAGGACTCTAAGCGGACGTAGAACAACAGGGTACGGGAAAACAGGTCTTCCGGCATCCTGGTGCCCAGGCGGTGATTTTCATCCTCGACCAGGAGATGGTGGGGTTATGATGTTGGAGACACGGAGGCAGAGGTTGACTTTGTGTATGggtgtggtgatgatgaggaAGGGAAGGCTTTCCTGGTGCTTTGGTCCCACGTTGAGGGTGAGGGGTGCTGTGATGTGTGTGATTGTGCCGGATCCCAATGGTCGATTATCCAGGGCTTGGACTGGAAAAGGAGAGGACAGCGTATACGAGGTTATGTTCAGGGAAGAGGCAAGGGCCTGGTCAATGAAATTCCCCGTGGACCGGAGTCCACTAGAGCTGTAGAGACAacacctgagggacagccagccAGTGAAATGGAAACCAGAAAGGGTTTGGCGGAAAATGATGTTGGAATACTCATGCCTACCCTGGGAGAAGGAAGCTCACGGGTCCAaccctcaaatcaaatgttatttgtcacatacacatggttagcagatgttaatgcgagtgtagcgaattgcttgtgcttctagtttcgacaatgcagtaataaccaacgagtaatctaacctaacaattccacaactactaccttataaacacaagtgtaaagggaaaataatatgtacataaagatatatgaatgagtgatggtacagaacggcataggcaagatacagtagatggtatcgagtacaatataaacatatgagatgagtaatgtagggtatgtaaacattatattaagtggcattgttcaaagtggctggtgatacattttttacatcaatttccattattaaagtgagctggagttgagtcagtgtgttggcagcagccactcaatgttagtgtttaacagtctgatagaaactgtttttcagtctctcggtccctgctttgatgcacctgtactgacctcgccttctggatgatagcggggtgaacaggcaatggctcgggtggttgttgtccttgatgatctttatggccttcctgtgacatcgggtggtgtaggtgtcctggagggcaggtagtttgcccccggtgatgcgttgtgcagacctcactaccctctggagagccttacggttgtgggtggagcagttgccgtaccaggcaatgatacagcccgacaggatgctcttgattgtgcatctgtagaagtttgtgagtctcctgaggttgaagaggcgctgctgcaccttcttcacgacgctgtctgtgtgggtggaccaattcagtttgtccgtgatgtgtacgccgaggaacttaaaacttactaccctctccactactgtcccatcgatgtggatagggggatgctccctctgctgtttcctgaagttcacgatcatctcctttgttttgttgacgttgagtgaggttattttcctgacaccacactccgagggccctcacctcctccctgtctcgtcgttgttggtaatcaaacctaacactgtagtgtcgtccgcaaacttgatgattgagttggaggcatgcatggccacgcagtcgtgggtgaacagggagtacaggagggggctcagaacgcacccttgtggggccccagtgttgaggatcagcggggtggagatgttgttacctaccctcaccacctgggggtggcccgtcaggaagtccagtacagtacccacagggcggggtcgagaccgaggcatgatgacgagtttggagggtactatggtgttaaatgctgagctgcagtcgatgaacagcattctcaattaggtattcctcttgtccagatgggttagggcagtgtgcagtgtggttgcgattgcgtcgtctgtgtacgtattggggcggtaagcaaattggagtgggtctagggtgtcaggtagggtggaagtgatatggtccttgacttgtctctcaaagcacttcatgatgacggaagtgctttgagagactagtcaaggaccatacgTCTAGACAACCCTCTGCCctagaggaccagggttgggactCACCAGATAACGCAGAAGCTGGTGGCCCTCCTGGCCGCAATAGTTACTAAGCCCCAGCTGTCTCAGGTGACGCCGCTCTGCCGTGGAGATGTGTGTGGCTCCTACCTCTATGGGTTCAGGCTCTGCCTCAGTACAGCCAAAGGAGGATGATGAGGACCAAGGAAAGGTTGTCGTCCAGACACACTAACGCTGTCTGGACCTCCCCGCACAGTATGGAATAAActaaatcaaactgtatttgtcacatgtgccgaatacaacaagtatagactttaccgtgaaatgcttacttataagcccttaaccaacagtgcagttcaagaagaaaaacatatttaccaagtagaccaaaataaaaagtaataataataatttaaaaaaaaatagtaacacaataagaaaAACAATAATGAGGCAGGGGGcatggtaccgagtcagtgtgcaggggtacaggctagttgaggcaATCTGTACATgaaggtgggggcgaagtgactatgtatgtatagtcacttcgcccccacctacatgtacagattacctcaactaggtaacaaacaaacagtgagtagcagcagtgtacaagagggatggggggggggtcaatgtaaattgtctggtggcaatttttatgaattgttcagcagtctaatggcttgggggtagaagctgttgaggagcctttttggtcctagacttggcactccggtaccacttgtcgtatggtagcagagaaaacaatcAATAAGTTAAGTGACTGGAgcctctgacaattttatgggcgttcttctgacaccgcctattatataggtcctggatggcaggaggcttggccccagtgatgtactgggccattcgcactaatCTCTGTAGCGCCTTACCTGTCGGTGATGCAACcgctcaggatgctctcgatggtgcagctgtagaaccttttgaggatctgggggcccatgccaaatcttttcagtttcctgagggggaaaaggttttgtgccttattcacgactgtcttggtatgtttggaccatgatagtttgtagagtgatgtggacgccaaggaacttgaaactctcagcccgctccactacaaccccgtcAATATTAATGGGGAACTGTTCcacccgccttttcctgtagtctacgatcagctcctctgtcttactcacattgagggagaggttgttgtcctggcaccacactgccagttctctgacctcctccctataggccgtctcatcgatgtcggtgatcaagcctaccgctgttgtgtcgtcagcaaaatgaatgatggt
Encoded proteins:
- the LOC118375006 gene encoding uncharacterized protein LOC118375006, whose translation is MPEDLFSRTLLFYVRLESCKCPPAHHPGLLYRWHCALGRRCGHPLGSGEGTYSCYLPSRTHLCPHGSKRSAVDLGTHIALRWTHRSLRNCSRRFSDTMDFWRKLSPTWRKLGPRPASHPGTTGSPTGMWRGPTRSWGGSLELTVRTSRGSGPGSFPGGAVRPELTLSLLHRSDSLPVRPGISAGPGPMDNELDRGPCCGQVVPAPGGLEHEVTFCLQHTNNNRISPSFHVSLLKTVDPCPLADAVPCNTYSPPLDINRTPAYAVRSLLDSQRCGGRLQYLKNWGTVQRNAVGSHLRCLNRPAPRPCGHPPG